In Brachypodium distachyon strain Bd21 chromosome 2, Brachypodium_distachyon_v3.0, whole genome shotgun sequence, one genomic interval encodes:
- the LOC100829594 gene encoding pumilio homolog 2 encodes MNLSSSRAGNGQNMDQSKLYQDVDNANRFLFDRHGDQSNGNQQHSYMKRPEQGQFRAPEGYSANSANSSMMRNQMNAGNFISSDNSSVGSGFASPRIGSRSPGGNLSSRQNLAGASNFLSYNGIGSPTGANALQMPIDPAYVQYLAAQVAASYEDPYMASGLLGSSYMDLLGPQKACLSPLLQSQKNYGCYGNLGFGLGYAGSPLTSPVLPSSPVASGSPLRHGERSMRFASGMRNFGGSFGSWNPDLVGKMDGNLMPSLLEEFKSNKSRTYELCEIAGHVVEFSADQYGSRFIQQKLETASTEEKDMVFSEIMPQALTLMTDVFGNYVVQKFFEHGSTTQIKELSDQLIGRVLALSLQMYGCRVIQKAIEVVDLAQQTKMVAELDGHIMRCVRDQNGNHVIQKCIECIPQDVIQFIVSTFYGQVVLLSTHPYGCRVIQRVLEHCDDPTTQQIMMDEILQSVCLLAQDQYGNYVVQHVLEHGKPHERTAIIDKLIGQVVQMSQQKFASNVIEKCLAFGNPVERQILIGEMLGSTTESEPLEVMMKDQFANYVVQKVLETCDDQQREMILTRIKAHLNTLKKYTYGKHIVARVEKLVAAGEKRLGLQPACTAA; translated from the exons ATGAACCTGTCATCATCTAGGGCTGGTAATGGTCAAAATATGGACCAGTCTAAGCTCTACCAGGATGTTGATAATGCCAATAGGTTTCTCTTTGATCGACATGGTGATCAATCAAATGGCAATCAGCAGCACTCCTACATGAAACGTCCTGAGCAAGGACAATTCAGGGCACCTGAGGGGTATTCTGCAAATTCCGCTAATTCTTCTATGATGAGAAATCAGATGAATGCTGGTAATTTCATATCATCTGACAATTCGTCTGTTGGGTCTGGCTTTGCTTCCCCTAGGATCGGTTCGAGATCTCCGGGAGGGAATTTATCTTCTAGGCAAAATTTAGCTGGTGCCTCTAACTTTCTCAGCTACAATGGAATTGGAAGTCCAACTGGAGCAAATGCTCTTCAGATGCCTATCGATCCAGCATATGTTCAGTATCTTGCTGCCCAAGTTGCGGCTAGTTATGAAGATCCTTACATGGCCAGTGGTCTTCTGGGAAGTTCCTACATGGATTTACTTGGTCCTCAGAAAGCTTGTCTTAGCCCGTTGCTTCAGTCACAGAAGAACTATGGCTGCTACGGAAACCTTGGTTTTGGCCTTGGTTATGCTGGAAGTCCTTTGACGAGTCCTGTTCTCCCCTCTTCACCTGTTGCATCTGGCAGTCCACTTAGGCATGGTGAACGCAGCATGCGCTTTGCATCAGGCATGAGAAATTTTGGTGGTTCATTTGGTTCATGGAATCCAGATCTGGTTGGAAAGATGGATGGGAATCTAATGCCCTCACTTCTGGAGGAGTTTAAGAGCAACAAGAGCAGAACTTATGAGCTCTGTGAAATAGCTGGTCATGTCGTTGAGTTCAG TGCGGATCAATATGGGAGCAGATTCATACAGCAAAAGCTCGAAACAGCCAGTACTGAAGAGAAAGACATGGTTTTTTCAGAAATCATGCCCCAAGCTCTCACACTGATGACCGATGTATTTGGAAATTATGTTGTTCAGAAG TTTTTTGAGCATGGAAGCACTACTCAGATAAAGGAGCTCTCTGATCAGCTTATTGGGCGCGTCCTTGCTCTCAGTCTTCAGATGTATGGATGCCGGGTTATACAGAAG GCTATAGAGGTCGTGGATTTAGCTCAGCAGACTAAAATGGTTGCTGAGCTGGATGGACATATCATGCGCTGTGTGCGTGATCAAAATGGTAACCATGTGATACAGAAATGCATAGAGTGTATTCCTCAGGATGTTATCCAGTTCATTGTCTCAACATTTTACGGTCAAGTTGTGCTGCTATCCACTCATCCATACGGTTGTCGGGTTATACAG AGGGTGCTGGAGCACTGTGATGATCCCACAACACAACAAATAATGATGGATGAGATTCTCCAGTCTGTTTGCTTGCTCGCTCAGGATCAATATGGTAACTATGTTGTTCAG CATGTCCTGGAACATGGCAAACCACATGAAAGAACAGCTATCATTGATAAGTTGATTGGACAAGTTGTACAAATGAGCCAGCAAAAGTTTGCTTCAAATGTCATTGAGAAGTGCTTAGCTTTTGGTAATCCTGTGGAGCGGCAGATCTTGATTGGTGAAATGCTTGGATCCACTACTGAGAGTGAACCTCTTGAG GTAATGATGAAAGATCAGTTTGCAAACTATGTGGTGCAGAAGGTGTTGGAGACTTGTGATGATCAGCAGAGAGAGATGATCCTTACAAGGATTAAAGCGCACCTGAATACACTCAAGAAGTACACCTATGGCAAGCACATAGTTGCACGCGTTGAGAAGCTCGTCGCAGCTGGAG AAAAGCGCCTGGGGCTTCAACCGGCATGCACTGCCGCCTGA